The following proteins come from a genomic window of Larimichthys crocea isolate SSNF chromosome XV, L_crocea_2.0, whole genome shotgun sequence:
- the myt1b gene encoding myelin transcription factor 1 isoform X8: protein MKLCRTFLENEFRGELVNQRWTRGERTSSRCQASQRLQSRRPIMMSVEGDDKRTRTRSKGIRVPIELVGQELSCPTPGCNGSGHISGRYSRHRSVLGCPIARKRRLEEAEQEQEQDTERPASKRKAHPLKLALDEGFSAESDASSEAEGEGDKDEERAGETREVEKEEREASVEEEMTEDLTQDGQMNGQEDDAQQEEEEREEEETYQKEENTFAADEEEECVIIEPEQEAAPPAAECQSPSQSAEEVANSLLHLGRVSNNNAPTVATQQPVAMETEEVVTVAAEQGEEAKDEQEEDNEGEEEEEEVMHRVQVLEETAAVQKEGAEVEEEELEDEQEECPVSNHESQENHRHVTEDVHQKQIKDVEEEEEEEMAAPAQRVTPTEEEDEEKDEEDRREVNHILPISDVPTAIRTITSTAAAQGTHIEAQDHRASPQEDYKSHRGSPLGNYNTNRASPLDKYDSHKRSPPQNYKASPPLSYSSHRASPLEDYFPNIRGENYKIHKASSSASPDIIEVRSDKSEEKDFDDMDGDDERDDEDSLSQRSTVTDESEMFDITRGNLGLLEQAIALKAEQVKPAGPRELLCAPDIHHQRYFTMDDRPKHLDIIRKSYFSKESSRPEKREIKCPTPGCDGTGHVTGLYPHHRSLSGCPHKDRIPPEILAMHENVLKCPTPGCTGQGHVNSNRNTHRSLSGCPIAAAEKLSKGHDKPHLSQPGSEHLNDRVLRPMCFVKQLEVPQYGSYRPNMAPATPRANLAKELEKYSKVSFDYASFDAQVFGKRMLAPKMPTSETSPKAFKTKPSFPKSSSPTLSLHGYGKSSSLPYDYSHDAEAAHMAATAILNLSTRCWEKPENLSTKLQNKEMDIEVDENGTLDLSMKKPIKHEGSLSGTSPGVRSPDPSSSSSSLHHGGSSGMTSPNLHAYKQEEWEGPLDYTKPNRQREEEMDEMEHTGQSFVSSDPEDCDMMQDCLEERKYPGEVTTPSFKVKFQPKDSKKELLSCPTPGCDGSGHITGNYASHRSLSGCPLADKSLRSLMAAHTPELKCPTPGCDGSGHITGNYASHRSLSGCPRAKKSGIKTPTKDNQEDSELLKCPVPGCDSLGHISGKYATHRSAYGCPLAARRQKEGLLNGTPFNWKAFKTEGPTCPTPGCDGSGHANGSFLTHRSLSGCPRALYAKKKAKFPTEDYLSTKFRASDVLDNDEDIKQLNKEINDLNESNNEMEADMVNLQTQISSMEKNLKSIEHENKMIEEQNEALFMELSGLSRALIRSLANIRLPHMQEPITEQNFDSYISTLTDMYTNKDCFQSPENKALLESINKAVKGIKV, encoded by the exons ATGAGTGTGGAGGGTGATGACAAGCGAACACGCACTCGGTCCAAAGGAATCAGAG ttcCTATTGAGCTCGTAGGACAAGAGCTGAG CTGCCCCACCCCTGGATGCAATGGCTCTGGCCATATCAGTGGGAGATACTCACGACACAGAAG TGTTCTGGGTTGCCCAATAGCAAGAAAGCGTCGTCTAGAGGAAGCCGAGCAGGAGCAAGAGCAGGATACAGAGCGGCCTGCCTCCAAGAGGAAGGCCCACCCACTGAAACTGGCCCTGGACGAGGGCTTCAGTGCAGAAAGCGACGCCAGCAGTGAGGCTGAGGGCGAGGGAGACAAGGATGAGGAGCGTGCAGGAGAGACcagggaggtggagaaggaggagagggaggcatCTGTAGAGGAGGAGATGACAGAAGACCTGACGCAGGATGGACAGATGAATGGACAGGAGGACGATgcacagcaggaggaagaggagagagaagaagaagagacataTCAGAAGGAGGAGAACACGTTTGCAGCTGATGAAG AAGAAGAGTGTGTGATCATTGAGCCTGAGCAAGAAGCAGCGCCACCTGCTGCCGAGTGCCAGTCTCCCTCTCAAAGCGCCGAAGAGGTGGCCAACTCGCTCCTCCATCTTGGCCGAGTCTCCAACAACAATGCTCCAACTGTGGCCACTCAGCAgcctgttgctatggagacTGAGGAGGTTGTCACCGTGGCAGCTGAACAGGGTGAAGAAGCAAAggatgagcaggaggaggacaatgagggggaagaggaagaggaggaggttatGCACAGAGTTCAAGTTCTGGAAGAGACGGCCGCTGTGCAGAAGGAAGGAGCTgaagtagaagaagaggagTTGGAGGATGAGCAAGAAGAGTGCCCGGTCAGCAACCACGAGAGCCAGGAGAACCACCGTCATGTGACCGAAGATGTCCACCAGAAACAGATCAAAGatgtagaggaggaggaggaggaagagatggcAGCGCCAGCACAGCGGGTCACTCcaacagaagaagaggatgaggagaaggacGAGGAAGACCGCAGGGAGGTGAACCACATCCTGCCCATTTCTGATGTGCCAACTGCCATCCGCACCATCACCAGCACCGCCGCAGCTCAGGGAACACACATCGAAGCTCAAGACCACAGAGCCAGTCCTCAGGAGGACTACAAATCACACAGGGGTAGTCCCCTCGGAAACTACAACACCAACAGAGCCAGTCCACTTGACAAATATGACTCTCATAAACGTAGCCCACCTCAGAACTACAAGGCCAGTCCTCCTTTAAGTTACAGCTCCCACAGGGCCAGTCCACTTGAGGACTACTTTCCCAACATTCGAGGTGAGAACTATAAAATCCACAAAGCCTCGTCCTCGGCCTCTCCCGACATCATCGAGGTGAGATCGGATAagtcagaggagaaagactTCGATGACATGGACGGGGATGATGAGCGCGACGATGAAGACAGCCTGTCGCAGCGCTCCACGGTGACGGACGAGTCAGAGATGTTCGACATAACCCGAGGGAACCTTGGCCTGCTGGAGCAGGCCATCGCCTTGAAGGCAGAGCAGGTGAAGCCGGCTGGGCCCAGAGAGCTGCTTTGTGCCCCAGATATCCACCACCAGCGATACTTTACCATGGATGACAGGCCCAAGCACCTGGACATCATCCGCAAGAGCTACTTCAGCAAAG AGAGCAGTAGGCCAGAGAAGAGGGAGATCAAGTGTCCCACCCCAGGTTGTGATGGGACGGGTCACGTGACCGGTCTTTACCCCCACCACCGCAGCCTGTCAGGCTGTCCGCACAAGGACAGGATCCCCCCGGAGA TTCTGGCCATGCATGAGAATGTGCTGAAGTGTCCAACTCCTGGCTGCACTGGTCAGGGCCATGTTAACAGCAACCGTAACACACACCGCAG TCTTTCTGGATGCCCCattgctgctgcagagaagctgTCCAAGGGCCACGATAAGCCACATCTCTCTCAGCCAGGCAGCGAGCACCTCAATGACAGAGTGCTGCG GCCTATGTGCTTTGTGAAGCAGCTGGAGGTGCCCCAGTATGGCAGCTACAGGCCCAACATGGCACCCGCCACGCCTCGCGCCAACCTGGCCAAGGAGCTGGAGAAGTACTCCAAGGTGTCCTTCGATTATGCAAGCTTTGACGCTCAAGTGTTCGGGAAGCGCATGCTTGCTCCAAAGATGCCCACCAGCGAAACCTCACCCAAAGCCTTCAAAA CTAAGCCCTCATTCCCCAAGTCATCATCGCCCACCCTCAGTCTCCACGGTTACGGGAAGAGCTCCTCCTTGCCCTATGACTACTCCCATGATGCAGAGGCCGCTCACATGGCCGCCACTGCCATCCTGAACCTGTCCACACGCTGCTGGGAGAAACCTGAAAACCTCAGCACCAAACTCCAAAACAAG GAAATGGACATCGAGGTGGACGAGAACGGCACCCTGGACCTGAGCATGAAGAAGCCCATCAAACACGAGGGCAGTCTGTCCGGCACCAGTCCCGGGGTTCGATCCCCGGacccttcttcctcttcttcctcgctCCATCACGGTGGAAGCAGCGGGATGACATCACCAAACCTTCACGCATACAAgcaggaggagtgggagggaCCTCTGGATTACACCAAACCCAACCGCCAAAGGGAGGAGGAAATGGACGAG atggaGCACACAGGCCAGTCGTTCGTCTCATCCGACCCAGAGGACTGCGACATGATGCAGGACTGTCTGGAGGAGAGGAAGTACCCGGGAGAGGTTACAACCCCGAGCTTCAAGGTCAAGTTCCAGCCCAAGGATAGCAAGAAAGAGCTGCTCTC GTGCCCTACACCTGGATGTGATGGCAGCGGTCACATCACTGGAAACTATGCGTCCCATCGCAG tctgtctgggTGTCCTCTCGCTGATAAGAGCCTTCGGTCCCTCATGGCGGCCCACACCCCTGAACTCAA ATGCCCCACACCAGGATGTGACGGCTCAGGTCACATCACAGGAAACTACGCCTCCCACAGAAG tctctctGGGTGCCCGCGTGCCAAGAAAAGTGGAATTAAAACTCCTACCAAGGACAACCAGGAGGACTCCGAGCTTTTAAA ATGCCCGGTGCCGGGCTGCGACAGCTTGGGTCACATCAGTGGGAAGTACGCCACACACCGTAGTGCCTACGGGTGCCCGCTGGCGGCCCGCAGACAGAAGGAGGGTCTCCTTAATGGCACACCATTCAACTGGAAGGCCTTCAAGACAGAGGGGCCTACTTGTCCCACCCCAGGTTGTGACGGCTCCGGACACGCTAACGGAAGCTTCCTCACACACCGCAG CCTCTCAGGATGCCCCAGAGCCTTGTATGCCAAGAAGAAGGCCAAGTTCCCCACAGAGGACTACCTAAGCACCAAGTTCAGAGCCAGTGATG TTTTAGACAACGATGAGGACATCAAGCAGCTCAACAAAGAGATTAACGACCTCAATGAATCCAACAATGAAATGGAGGCTGACATGGTCAACCTGCAgactcag ATCTCCTCCATGGAGAAGAACCTGAAGAGTATTGAGCACGAGAACAAGATGATCGAGGAGCAGAACGAGGCTCTGTTCATGGAGCTGTCCGGTCTCAGCCGTGCCCTGATCCGCAGCCTGGCCAATATACGCCTGCCACACATG CAGGAGCCAATCACCGAGCAGAACTTCGACAGCTACATAAGCACCCTGACTGACATGTACACCAACAAGGACTGCTTCCAGAGCCCTGAGAACAAGGCTCTGCTGGAGAGCATCAACAAAGCTGTGAAGGGCATCAAAGTCTGA
- the myt1b gene encoding myelin transcription factor 1 isoform X1, producing MMSVEGDDKRTRTRSKGIRVPIELVGQELSCPTPGCNGSGHISGRYSRHRSVLGCPIARKRRLEEAEQEQEQDTERPASKRKAHPLKLALDEGFSAESDASSEAEGEGDKDEERAGETREVEKEEREASVEEEMTEDLTQDGQMNGQEDDAQQEEEEREEEETYQKEENTFAADEEEECVIIEPEQEAAPPAAECQSPSQSAEEVANSLLHLGRVSNNNAPTVATQQPVAMETEEVVTVAAEQGEEAKDEQEEDNEGEEEEEEVMHRVQVLEETAAVQKEGAEVEEEELEDEQEECPVSNHESQENHRHVTEDVHQKQIKDVEEEEEEEMAAPAQRVTPTEEEDEEKDEEDRREVNHILPISDVPTAIRTITSTAAAQGTHIEAQDHRASPQEDYKSHRGSPLGNYNTNRASPLDKYDSHKRSPPQNYKASPPLSYSSHRASPLEDYFPNIRGENYKIHKASSSASPDIIEVRSDKSEEKDFDDMDGDDERDDEDSLSQRSTVTDESEMFDITRGNLGLLEQAIALKAEQVKPAGPRELLCAPDIHHQRYFTMDDRPKHLDIIRKSYFSKESSRPEKREIKCPTPGCDGTGHVTGLYPHHRSLSGCPHKDRIPPEILAMHENVLKCPTPGCTGQGHVNSNRNTHRSLSGCPIAAAEKLSKGHDKPHLSQPGSEHLNDRVLRPMCFVKQLEVPQYGSYRPNMAPATPRANLAKELEKYSKVSFDYASFDAQVFGKRMLAPKMPTSETSPKAFKTKPSFPKSSSPTLSLHGYGKSSSLPYDYSHDAEAAHMAATAILNLSTRCWEKPENLSTKLQNKEMDIEVDENGTLDLSMKKPIKHEGSLSGTSPGVRSPDPSSSSSSLHHGGSSGMTSPNLHAYKQEEWEGPLDYTKPNRQREEEMDEMEHTGQSFVSSDPEDCDMMQDCLEERKYPGEVTTPSFKVKFQPKDSKKELLSCPTPGCDGSGHITGNYASHRSLSGCPLADKSLRSLMAAHTPELKCPTPGCDGSGHITGNYASHRSLSGCPRAKKSGIKTPTKDNQEDSELLKCPVPGCDSLGHISGKYATHRSAYGCPLAARRQKEGLLNGTPFNWKAFKTEGPTCPTPGCDGSGHANGSFLTHRSLSGCPRALYAKKKAKFPTEDYLSTKFRASDVLDNDEDIKQLNKEINDLNESNNEMEADMVNLQTQISSMEKNLKSIEHENKMIEEQNEALFMELSGLSRALIRSLANIRLPHMEPITEQNFDSYISTLTDMYTNKDCFQSPENKALLESINKAVKGIKV from the exons ATGAGTGTGGAGGGTGATGACAAGCGAACACGCACTCGGTCCAAAGGAATCAGAG ttcCTATTGAGCTCGTAGGACAAGAGCTGAG CTGCCCCACCCCTGGATGCAATGGCTCTGGCCATATCAGTGGGAGATACTCACGACACAGAAG TGTTCTGGGTTGCCCAATAGCAAGAAAGCGTCGTCTAGAGGAAGCCGAGCAGGAGCAAGAGCAGGATACAGAGCGGCCTGCCTCCAAGAGGAAGGCCCACCCACTGAAACTGGCCCTGGACGAGGGCTTCAGTGCAGAAAGCGACGCCAGCAGTGAGGCTGAGGGCGAGGGAGACAAGGATGAGGAGCGTGCAGGAGAGACcagggaggtggagaaggaggagagggaggcatCTGTAGAGGAGGAGATGACAGAAGACCTGACGCAGGATGGACAGATGAATGGACAGGAGGACGATgcacagcaggaggaagaggagagagaagaagaagagacataTCAGAAGGAGGAGAACACGTTTGCAGCTGATGAAG AAGAAGAGTGTGTGATCATTGAGCCTGAGCAAGAAGCAGCGCCACCTGCTGCCGAGTGCCAGTCTCCCTCTCAAAGCGCCGAAGAGGTGGCCAACTCGCTCCTCCATCTTGGCCGAGTCTCCAACAACAATGCTCCAACTGTGGCCACTCAGCAgcctgttgctatggagacTGAGGAGGTTGTCACCGTGGCAGCTGAACAGGGTGAAGAAGCAAAggatgagcaggaggaggacaatgagggggaagaggaagaggaggaggttatGCACAGAGTTCAAGTTCTGGAAGAGACGGCCGCTGTGCAGAAGGAAGGAGCTgaagtagaagaagaggagTTGGAGGATGAGCAAGAAGAGTGCCCGGTCAGCAACCACGAGAGCCAGGAGAACCACCGTCATGTGACCGAAGATGTCCACCAGAAACAGATCAAAGatgtagaggaggaggaggaggaagagatggcAGCGCCAGCACAGCGGGTCACTCcaacagaagaagaggatgaggagaaggacGAGGAAGACCGCAGGGAGGTGAACCACATCCTGCCCATTTCTGATGTGCCAACTGCCATCCGCACCATCACCAGCACCGCCGCAGCTCAGGGAACACACATCGAAGCTCAAGACCACAGAGCCAGTCCTCAGGAGGACTACAAATCACACAGGGGTAGTCCCCTCGGAAACTACAACACCAACAGAGCCAGTCCACTTGACAAATATGACTCTCATAAACGTAGCCCACCTCAGAACTACAAGGCCAGTCCTCCTTTAAGTTACAGCTCCCACAGGGCCAGTCCACTTGAGGACTACTTTCCCAACATTCGAGGTGAGAACTATAAAATCCACAAAGCCTCGTCCTCGGCCTCTCCCGACATCATCGAGGTGAGATCGGATAagtcagaggagaaagactTCGATGACATGGACGGGGATGATGAGCGCGACGATGAAGACAGCCTGTCGCAGCGCTCCACGGTGACGGACGAGTCAGAGATGTTCGACATAACCCGAGGGAACCTTGGCCTGCTGGAGCAGGCCATCGCCTTGAAGGCAGAGCAGGTGAAGCCGGCTGGGCCCAGAGAGCTGCTTTGTGCCCCAGATATCCACCACCAGCGATACTTTACCATGGATGACAGGCCCAAGCACCTGGACATCATCCGCAAGAGCTACTTCAGCAAAG AGAGCAGTAGGCCAGAGAAGAGGGAGATCAAGTGTCCCACCCCAGGTTGTGATGGGACGGGTCACGTGACCGGTCTTTACCCCCACCACCGCAGCCTGTCAGGCTGTCCGCACAAGGACAGGATCCCCCCGGAGA TTCTGGCCATGCATGAGAATGTGCTGAAGTGTCCAACTCCTGGCTGCACTGGTCAGGGCCATGTTAACAGCAACCGTAACACACACCGCAG TCTTTCTGGATGCCCCattgctgctgcagagaagctgTCCAAGGGCCACGATAAGCCACATCTCTCTCAGCCAGGCAGCGAGCACCTCAATGACAGAGTGCTGCG GCCTATGTGCTTTGTGAAGCAGCTGGAGGTGCCCCAGTATGGCAGCTACAGGCCCAACATGGCACCCGCCACGCCTCGCGCCAACCTGGCCAAGGAGCTGGAGAAGTACTCCAAGGTGTCCTTCGATTATGCAAGCTTTGACGCTCAAGTGTTCGGGAAGCGCATGCTTGCTCCAAAGATGCCCACCAGCGAAACCTCACCCAAAGCCTTCAAAA CTAAGCCCTCATTCCCCAAGTCATCATCGCCCACCCTCAGTCTCCACGGTTACGGGAAGAGCTCCTCCTTGCCCTATGACTACTCCCATGATGCAGAGGCCGCTCACATGGCCGCCACTGCCATCCTGAACCTGTCCACACGCTGCTGGGAGAAACCTGAAAACCTCAGCACCAAACTCCAAAACAAG GAAATGGACATCGAGGTGGACGAGAACGGCACCCTGGACCTGAGCATGAAGAAGCCCATCAAACACGAGGGCAGTCTGTCCGGCACCAGTCCCGGGGTTCGATCCCCGGacccttcttcctcttcttcctcgctCCATCACGGTGGAAGCAGCGGGATGACATCACCAAACCTTCACGCATACAAgcaggaggagtgggagggaCCTCTGGATTACACCAAACCCAACCGCCAAAGGGAGGAGGAAATGGACGAG atggaGCACACAGGCCAGTCGTTCGTCTCATCCGACCCAGAGGACTGCGACATGATGCAGGACTGTCTGGAGGAGAGGAAGTACCCGGGAGAGGTTACAACCCCGAGCTTCAAGGTCAAGTTCCAGCCCAAGGATAGCAAGAAAGAGCTGCTCTC GTGCCCTACACCTGGATGTGATGGCAGCGGTCACATCACTGGAAACTATGCGTCCCATCGCAG tctgtctgggTGTCCTCTCGCTGATAAGAGCCTTCGGTCCCTCATGGCGGCCCACACCCCTGAACTCAA ATGCCCCACACCAGGATGTGACGGCTCAGGTCACATCACAGGAAACTACGCCTCCCACAGAAG tctctctGGGTGCCCGCGTGCCAAGAAAAGTGGAATTAAAACTCCTACCAAGGACAACCAGGAGGACTCCGAGCTTTTAAA ATGCCCGGTGCCGGGCTGCGACAGCTTGGGTCACATCAGTGGGAAGTACGCCACACACCGTAGTGCCTACGGGTGCCCGCTGGCGGCCCGCAGACAGAAGGAGGGTCTCCTTAATGGCACACCATTCAACTGGAAGGCCTTCAAGACAGAGGGGCCTACTTGTCCCACCCCAGGTTGTGACGGCTCCGGACACGCTAACGGAAGCTTCCTCACACACCGCAG CCTCTCAGGATGCCCCAGAGCCTTGTATGCCAAGAAGAAGGCCAAGTTCCCCACAGAGGACTACCTAAGCACCAAGTTCAGAGCCAGTGATG TTTTAGACAACGATGAGGACATCAAGCAGCTCAACAAAGAGATTAACGACCTCAATGAATCCAACAATGAAATGGAGGCTGACATGGTCAACCTGCAgactcag ATCTCCTCCATGGAGAAGAACCTGAAGAGTATTGAGCACGAGAACAAGATGATCGAGGAGCAGAACGAGGCTCTGTTCATGGAGCTGTCCGGTCTCAGCCGTGCCCTGATCCGCAGCCTGGCCAATATACGCCTGCCACACATG GAGCCAATCACCGAGCAGAACTTCGACAGCTACATAAGCACCCTGACTGACATGTACACCAACAAGGACTGCTTCCAGAGCCCTGAGAACAAGGCTCTGCTGGAGAGCATCAACAAAGCTGTGAAGGGCATCAAAGTCTGA